One Ancylobacter novellus DSM 506 genomic window, CCTCGAGCTGTCGCAGCTCGATGACCGCACGCTCGCCGACATCAACGTCTCGCGTGGCGAGATCGTCAACGTCGCGCGCCGGGCTGCTGCCGCGGCCTGAGCCGCGCGCACCGACGCGTCGCACAGACTATCTGTGACGAAACGGCCCCGGATGTCCGGGGCCGTTTCTTTTTTGCCCCCGTTCCGTGCTAAGGCCGCGCCGGAGAGGCGGCGGCCGCGCCGTCGCCATGAACCAGACGCAGGCATGGGCATCACGCCGTCATGAGCAGCACGCATAGGGGTCCTGTCCACGTCATCGGCGGCGGTCTCGCCGGCTCCGAGGCCGCCTGGCAGCTCGCGCGGCGCGGCGTCTCGGTGGTGCTGCACGAGATGCGCCCCGAGCGCGGCACCGACGCCCACAAGACCGACGATCTCGCCGAGCTGGTCTGTTCCAATTCCTTCCGCTCCGACGACGCGCAGAACAACGCGGTCGGCGTGCTGCATGCGGAGATGCGCCGGCTGGGCTCGCTGATCATGGCCTGCGCCGATCGCCACCAGATCCCCGCCGGCGGCGCGCTGGCGGTCGATCGCGACGGGTTCTCCGCTGCCGTTACCGAGGCCATCGCCTCCCGTCCCGAGATCACGGTGGAACGCGGCGAGATCGCCGGACTGCCGCCGGAGGACTGGGATTCGGTGATCGTCGCCACCGGCCCCCTCACCTCGCCGGCGCTGGCCGAGGCCATCCGCGCCCGCACCGACGAGCGCGCGCTCGCCTTCTTCGACGCCATCGCGCCGATCGTCCATTTCGATTCCATCGACATGGACGTGTGCTGGTTCCAGTCACGCTACGACAAGGCGGGGCCGGGCGGGACGGGGGCGGACTACATCAACTGCCCGATGGACAAGGAGCAGTACGAGGCCTTCGTCGCCGCGCTCATCGCCTCCGACACCGTGCCGTTCCGCGAGTTCGAGAATACGCCCTATTTCGACGGCTGCCTGCCCATCGAGGTGATGGCGGCGCGCGGCCCGGAGACGCTGCGTCATGGCCCGATGAAGCCGATGGGGCTGACCAACGCGCACAACCCGACGGTGAAGCCCTACGCCGTCGTGCAGCTTCGCCAGGACAATGCGCTCGGCACGCTGTTCAACATGGTCGGCTTCCAGACCAAGACGCGCCATGGCGAACAGACGCGCCTGTTCCGCATGATTCCCGGGCTGGAGAAGGCCGAGTTCGCCCGGCTCGGCGGCCTTCACCGCAACACCTACCTCAACTCGCCCAAGCTGCTCGATACGACGCTGCGCCTAAGGGCCGAGCCGCGCCTGCGCTTTGCCGGCCAGATCACCGGCTGCGAGGGCTATGTCGAGAGTTCCGCCATGGGCCTGATGGCCGGCCTGTTCGCCGCGGCCGAGCAGCGTGGCGAAACCCCGGCCCTGCCGCCGGCGACCACCGCGCATGGCGCGTTGCTCAACCACATCACCGGCGGGCATATCGAGACGGTGGAAGCCGGCCCCCGCTCCTTCCAGCCGATGAACATCAATTTCGGCCTGTTCCCGCCGCTCGACGCCAACCCGACGCGTGACGCCGAGGGCAACCGCCTGCGCGGCACGCAGAAGACCGTCGCCAAGAAGCAGGTGATGGCCGCCCGCGCGCTCAAGGACATGGACGACTGGGCGGCACGCCACGCCGATCCCTCGCGCGAGGCCGCCGCGTGACCCGACCCGTTCCGCCGCGCGGCGCCTTCGAGCTCGACACGGTTCTGAAGCGCGACACCTTCTCCACCATCGAGCGCGGCTTCTGGCGCGACGAGGCCGGCAACGCGTTTCCGGCCGTGCGGCGCAACTATGCCGAGGTTAAATGGTGGGTGAAGCCGCTCGCCCGCCATTTCGCCAAACGTGAGGCGCGCGCCTTGCGGCAGGCCGAAGGCAGCGGCCACACCGTGCCGGTCTACGCGCTGGAGGAAGGCCACCTCGTGCGCGGCTTCGTCGACGGCATCCCCTTGCAGATCGCCAAGCCGCGCGGCGATGTCGCCTTCTTCGCCTCGGCGCGGCGCGGCCTGCGCGAGATCCACCGGCGCGGCATCGCCCATAACGACCTCGCCAAGCCGCAGAACTGGCTCTACGCCGCGGACGGACGGGCAGTGCTGATGGATTTCCAGCTCGCCATGGTGTTCGCGAGCCGCGGCAAGCTGTTCCGCATCGCGGCTTACGAGGATATCCGCCACTTCCTCAAGCAGAAGCGCAGCTACTGCCCGGAGGCGCTGACCCCGCGCGAGAGGAAGATCCTCGCCCGCAAGAGCCTGTTCAACCGCATCTGGATGAGCAGCGGCAAGAAGCTCTACAACTTCGTCACCCGCCGGCTGCTCAACTACCACGACACGGAAGGCCGCGGCCCCCGCGCCATGGAGCAGGGCCCGCGCATCGCCGCGACGCTAGCCGCGACGCCCGGCGTCAGCGCGGTGCACATCTGCGATTTCCCCACCGCCGGCCACAGCTTCGGCCTCTACGCCTTCGTCGAGGCCGAGCCTTCCGTGACCGAGGAGGCGCTGCGCGCCCGCCTCGCGACCGGCCTGCCGGACATCCTGGCCCCCGAGCATATCCAGACGGTTCCCGCCCTGCCCCGCGACACTGAGGGCGCCGTGCGCGACGACCTGCTGCGCCTCGTCGCGCTCAACCAGATCGACCAGCTCGGCCTGCTGCCGCGCACGCCGGAGCAGGAGGCGATGCTCGCCGGCATCATCCGCGACCGACGCAATCTAAGCGACCGCGTGCGCGGGGGAATCTAGCCTAACGGAATCCTTCCGCTACCTTCGGCATGTAGCAGGCGGGATAGACCAAATGGTAATTCACCGTGACATAGAATGCCCTGACGATGGCGTTCGAACCGGCGCGGTGATGTCACCTTCATGCATGGCACTATCCCTCCTCTCCCGCGTGCGGCGGTCGGGGCGGCTGACCCGTCCGGCCCCGCTGCAGCCGGCGAGCTTCCGCTCGTTTTCGGACGCCGCACCATGACCGGCTGGACGCATGGCCTGATCAACCGGCTGGTCATCCTTTGCGACCTCGCCATGATCCTGCTGGCCGCCATCGTCTACTACGCGATCTGGCACGTCTTCAGCTGGACCCAGATGGGCGTGCTGGGCCTCATCGGCGCCGCCATCTACTGCACCGTCATGCTGTTCGGCTCGGCCTACCGGGTGGAGCACTACAGCCGGGCCCGGCGCCAGATCGTCCAGGTCCTCGTCGGCCTCGTGCCGGCCCTGCTCGCCATCTTCCTCGTCTACTACGCCCTCGTGCCGCCGCAGCCCGGCGATCCCGAAGCCTTCGGGCCCTGGGCTGCCCTGACGCTGATCGCGCTGCTGTTCGGCCGCCTCGTGCTGGTGCGGGCGGGCATCGCCTGGGTGAACGCCCGCAAGCTGCTGGTGCGCAACACCGTCGTCATCGGCGACCTCGACCGCGCCTATGCGCTGATCGAGCGCTACCGAATCGATGCCGATTCCACCGGGCTGCTGTCCTTCGTCGGCGTCTTCCGCGATGGCGGGCGCGAGGCGAGCGAGGCCGAGCAGGCCGGTGACGACGTGCCGCCCGCCCTCGGCGACATCGACGACCTGCTGGAAATCGCCAAGGCCGGCATGTTCGATCTCGTCATCGTCACCCGCGGCTGGGACGACATGCGCGCCATCGGGAGCCTCGCCCGCAAGCTGCACCGCGTCGCCACCGACGTCATGGTGGAGATGGAGCCGGGCGTCTTCTCCACCGCGACGGCGCGCGTCACCCACATCTCCGACCTGCCGGCGCTGCAGATCCAGCAGCGCCCGCTGAAGGGCTCGCTCGGTCTGCTCAAGGCGCTGGAGGATTATTCCATCGCCGCGGTCGGGCTCCTGGTCTTCTCGCCCGTGCTGCTGCTGGCCGCGCTCGCCATCAAGCTGGATTCGCCCGGCCCCGTGCTGTTCCGCCAGGCCCGCGTCGGGCTGAACCGGCGCGAATTCATGGTCTACAAGCTACGCACCATGCGCTTCGATCCGCAGGACGACGGCTCGATCGGCGCCGTGCGCGCGGACCCACGCATCACCCGTATCGGGGCGCTTTTGCGCAGCTTCTCCATCGACGAGATCCCCCAGCTCCTCAACGTGCTGCGCGGCGAGATGTCGGTGGTCGGCCCGCGCCCGCATGTGCCGAACATGCTCATCGAGGACAAGCAGTACGAGGCGATCAGCGACTATGTCGCGCGCTACCGCATGAAGCCCGGCATCACCGGCTGGGCGCAGATCAACGGCATGCGCGGCGGCATCCATACGGTCGAGAAGGCCGCGCGTGGCGTCGAGCTCGACCTCTACTACATCGAGAACTGGTCGATATGGTTCGACATCCGCATCATCCTGCTGACCATGACCAAGGGCCTCGCCGACACGTCGGCGTTTTAAGGTCGGGCGTTCTGACACTAGCCCTCGTCGCCCTCGCGCTGCTCCTCGCCAGCGGGCGGGCGCAGGCGGAGGCCGGCCGGCCGTTCCTCGCCTATCATGCGAGCTGGTACGAGGTGCCGGCGACGCGGGCGGAAGAGACGACCATCGCCCGGCTGCCAGGCTATCTCACCCATGTCGCGCTGAGCTTCGTGAAGCCGGACCTCGCCTACAAAGGCGGCCTCGACCTCACCGGCACGGGCCTGCAATACCCCTATTCCGGCGCCGTGCTGAAGCACGCCATCGCGCTGCTGAAATCGCGCCTGCCGGATATCCGCGTGCTGCTGGCGGTGGGTGGGGCGACCTATCACGGCTGGGACAAGCTCGACGAGGCGGCGCTGGCGCGTCTGGTGCGCGACCTCGGCGCCGACGGCGTCGACTTCGACTTCGAGCCGGCCGACCCGCGCTGCATTTCCGTGCAGGGGCGGATGCGCTGCGCCGACGACGCCCTCTCCGTCAGCCTCGTGCGCCGCCTCCGCGCCGCGCTGCCGCGGCCGGCGGTCCTCAGCGCCGCCGGCTGGAGCGTCGGCGCCTATGGCGAGGGCGCCTTCGCGAGCGCGCCGCCGCGCAGCCCGTGGACCGGCTCGATGCTGGCGGTGCTGCGCTCACCGGCGGCGGCCGAGCTCGATCTCGTCTCGATCATGAGCTACGACGCCGGCCCGTCCTATCACCCGGCGCAGGCTTTCCGCGCCTATCGCGCGGTGTGGAAGGGGCCGCTGGCGCTCGGCATCGCCGTGATGCCTTCGACCAATGGCGGCCCGCGCTTCACCATCGACACCACGGCCAAGACGCTGGCCGGCGTGCTGTCCGATCCCGGCGCGGGCGCCATGCTCTACGCGCTGCGCGAGGAGCCGCCCGGCCCGCCGGGACCGGACAATCCGGACTACCGCTCGCTCGCCGCGCTGATCTGCGTCACGCTGGAGAAGACCGACTGCGCCGCGCCGATGCCGTGATCAGTGCAGCGCCGCGCCGCCGCCATGGCGGGCGACGACATTCATGAACTCGGTCGGGCGCGTCGTCAGCGGCTCCAGTTCGCCGTCGTCGGAGAGGCGGTAGAAGCCGTAGCCCTGCGCCGCCAGCGCGTTCCATGCCGCGCTCGCATCACCGCGCGCCTTCATCAGCGTCGGGCAGTTCATCTCGAAGATGACGGTCGGATGGTAGGCCGCCAGCGTCTCGCCGGCGCCGGCGATCACCTGCCCTTCCGCGCCCTCGACGTCGATCTTGATGCAGTCGACGCGCGGCAGGCCGAGCTCGCGCACGAGGAGATCGAGCGTGGTGAGTTCGACCGTCTCGGTCTCGGAATCCGTGCCGTCGCTGATCAGCGAGAAGGCCTGCGGGTCGTGGCCGAGCGGGTTGTGGAACAGCGCCGCGCGTCCGGGCGCGTCGGAGAGCGCCTTATGGACCAGCGCGACATTGGTGAAGCCGTTGAGCGCGACATTGGCGTCGAGCTGGCGGCGGGCTTCCTCGCCCGGCTCCACCGCGACGACACGCGCCGCGCGCGGCGCCGCCTTCAGCGTGAACAGGCCGATATTGGCGCCGACATCGATGAACACGTCGCCGGGACGCACGAAGTCCTGGAGATAATTCAGCTCCGGCTCGACCGCATCGCGCAAGAGGTAAGCCGTGACCGAGGTGAAGCGCATGTCGGAGGGCACGCGCAGCCGCGCGCCGGGCACCAGCTCGAACACCGGGCTGCGCCCCAGCGCCACGTTGATTGCCCAGCTCACGCCGCGACCGATCACGGTCAGGGGTGCGCGCCGGAAGGCGGGTTCATGCAGGAGTTTGGCGACGCGCCGCAGCATCTGTGGTCCTGACGCGGTGAGGATTGACGGTGAAGCTTATGGGGCCGGCCGGCGCCGGTGTCGAGGGAGGGCGCCGGCGCTCGCGCGCGAGATAGACCGCGAGCGCCATGACCACGCCGAGCTCGCCCGGCGTGAACACCAGCGAATAGACCGCCGAGGTGGCGAGCATGTAGAGGATGTAGTCGCCGAGCGCGAGCGCCATCGGGTCGTCCTCCAGCCCCCGCGTGACGCGCACCACGGTCAGGAAGCCCCAACCGTACAGCGCGGCGAGCAGCAGCGCCCCGAGCAGCCCGTATTCGAACGCGACGCCGAACCAGCCGAGGTCGGCGACGTAGAAATTGCTGTTGCCGACGATCTGGGCGAGCGTGATGCTGCCGAAGCGGGTGGTGGCGCCGACGCCGAACAGCCAGCGCCAGGGATCGTCGCCGAGGAAGTTGCCGGCCAGCGCCAGCGAGGTCTGGCGCACGGTCAGCGAGCCGCCGAGCGACTGCACGAGGCCCTCTGCGTTCCGCAGCACGAAATAGCCGATGGCGAGCGGCACCACCGCCAGCATCAGCCCGGTCACAAGCAGGCGCAGGCGCGGCGCCATCGACACGACCACCGCATAGACGCAGACGAGCAGCGCCCCGCCTATGGCCGCACGCTGCTTATAGATGACCAGCAGCAGCACGAAGCCGGCGAGGATCGCCAGCGGCGTCAGCACGTCCGGCCGCAGCATGAAGCGGCGCGTCAGGTAGAACAGGAACAGCGTGCCGAAGAACATCGGCATGTAGATGCGGTAGCCGCGCTCGTCCTCGACCATGAACAGCTTGCCGAGCTCGGGATTGTTCACGTACCAGCTCGTCGGCACCAATAGCCACAGCACTAGCATGAGGATGAAGGTCGTCGCCCCCAGCCACACCAGCACGCTCCGGGTACGGGCATAGCTCGGCGCCAGCCAGAAGAGGAACGCCGACAGCGCGAAGTAGTAGCTGAGCGGCCAGACCTTCACCGTCGTGGTCAGCGCGTCGATCAGCCCGTTGCCGAGCTGGAGCATCGAGACGAAGGGCGTGAAGCCGATCGTGTAGGCGAGGAAGGCGAGGTAGAGGTGCCGCGCCGGCAGCCGCAGCCGCACCAGCCCGTAGAGACTGAACGGCAGCATGAGCAGCGGCCACGCCTTGGAGAGCAGGTAAGGCGGGGCGAAGTCGTGCAGATAGTAGAAGCTCTGGGCGAAGAGCGGCAGGACGAACACCAGCGCCGCCGTCGTCAGCGGAGCGGAGAAGCGCTCGGTGGAGAGCGGCTCGGCCACGGGCACGAAGGCACGCGGCAGCGTCACCACCGCTCTGCGCTTGCCCGCCCCGTTCATCGCCGGTCCTTCTCCCGTTTCATGCCATAGGCCGCCGGGTTGAGCCGCGCCGCCAGCGCGATCCACAGCACCGGTAGGGAGTCGACGAAGACGCGCCGGGCATGGCCGACGGGATTGAGCGCCAGCCGGTGCGCCCATTCAAGCCCGGCCCTACGGATGTATTCCGGGGCGCGGGTGGTCAGCCCGGTGGCGAAGTTGAGCGCGCCGCCGACGCAGAGCCCGGTGCCGACCGCGCCGCCATGCTGCCAGACGCGGTAGGCGAGATATTCGCCCTGCGGCGTGCCCACCCCGAAGAACACGTAGCGCGCGGGATGGGCGAGGATGAAGTCGACGCAGGTCTCGACCTCCTCCGGCCGCTCGATGAAGCCCATGGGCGGGTTGTGATGGGCGATGCAGCGCAGGCCATAGAGGCTTGCAAGGCGCTTCGGCACCTCCTCGCTGCCGCCGATCACCGCCACCACGTCGTCCGGGCCGATATGGCGCTGGAGCAAGGCGGCCGTGGTGTCGCTGCCGGCCGCGTGCGGGAGGTCGAGCCCGAACAGCAGCTTCGCCAGCGCCCGCGGCACCTGCCCGTCGAGCAGCCGCATCCAGGCATGGGCGTAGACGTCGCGGAAGCGCGTGTCGTCCAGGAGGTGGATGCGGGTGAAATGCGCCGCATTCGGCGTCACCACATAGGCGAAGGGCGCTCCCGGCGGGCGGGCGGCGATCCGCGTCGCGGCCTGCCCGGCGTCGAGCCGCGCGACCGGCACCCCGAGATAGGTCACTTCGGGAATTCCGGCGGGTGGCGGGACGTCGACGCCCGCTTGCACCTCGTCGCCCGTTCCCGCCGTCATCGGTGCCGATCCTCGCCAGCCAATCAGAACGTCGTGCCCTGCGTGCCCAGCGTATAGTTGAAGGTGCGCTGGAAGGGCACCACCTTCTCGATGAACTGGTCGATCCAGACATTGAGCTCGGAGATCGAGCTGCGCGGCACGTAGATGATGTCGCCGGAGGCGAGCTGCACGTCGTCGAGCGTGAAGCCGGTCTGGATGATGTCCTTGACGTTGATCAGGCGCAGCATGGGCAAATTGTCCGGCCCGCGGCGGATGATTGCCACCTGCCCGGTGCGGGCCTCCTCGGTGAAGCCGCCGGCGGTGAGGATGCTCTGCAGCGTGCCGTTGCGCATCTCCGAGAGATTGTACGGGCCGGGCCGCTCGACCATGCCGCCGATATAGACCTTGGCGGAGACCGCCTCCTCCAGCGAGATCACCACCTTCTGGTCGGTGAGCTCGACCTTGGAGGCGCGGCGCACCGATTCCTGCGCCGCCGCGAGGGTCAGGCCCTCGACGCGCAATTGCCCGATGGCGCGCGGCGCGATGGTGCCGTCCGGGGCGACGGTCAGGTCCTCGTCCATCTCGCGGGTGAGGAAATACTTGATCTTCAGCTTGTCGCCCGCGCCGAGGCGGTAGGCCGGCATCTGGCTGCTCCACGGCCGGAACCCCGTCGGGTTCGATT contains:
- a CDS encoding DUF1127 domain-containing protein, with the protein product MLLWGLVAKQIRRWQAYRRTILELSQLDDRTLADINVSRGEIVNVARRAAAAA
- the trmFO gene encoding methylenetetrahydrofolate--tRNA-(uracil(54)-C(5))-methyltransferase (FADH(2)-oxidizing) TrmFO is translated as MSSTHRGPVHVIGGGLAGSEAAWQLARRGVSVVLHEMRPERGTDAHKTDDLAELVCSNSFRSDDAQNNAVGVLHAEMRRLGSLIMACADRHQIPAGGALAVDRDGFSAAVTEAIASRPEITVERGEIAGLPPEDWDSVIVATGPLTSPALAEAIRARTDERALAFFDAIAPIVHFDSIDMDVCWFQSRYDKAGPGGTGADYINCPMDKEQYEAFVAALIASDTVPFREFENTPYFDGCLPIEVMAARGPETLRHGPMKPMGLTNAHNPTVKPYAVVQLRQDNALGTLFNMVGFQTKTRHGEQTRLFRMIPGLEKAEFARLGGLHRNTYLNSPKLLDTTLRLRAEPRLRFAGQITGCEGYVESSAMGLMAGLFAAAEQRGETPALPPATTAHGALLNHITGGHIETVEAGPRSFQPMNINFGLFPPLDANPTRDAEGNRLRGTQKTVAKKQVMAARALKDMDDWAARHADPSREAAA
- a CDS encoding serine/threonine protein kinase — its product is MTRPVPPRGAFELDTVLKRDTFSTIERGFWRDEAGNAFPAVRRNYAEVKWWVKPLARHFAKREARALRQAEGSGHTVPVYALEEGHLVRGFVDGIPLQIAKPRGDVAFFASARRGLREIHRRGIAHNDLAKPQNWLYAADGRAVLMDFQLAMVFASRGKLFRIAAYEDIRHFLKQKRSYCPEALTPRERKILARKSLFNRIWMSSGKKLYNFVTRRLLNYHDTEGRGPRAMEQGPRIAATLAATPGVSAVHICDFPTAGHSFGLYAFVEAEPSVTEEALRARLATGLPDILAPEHIQTVPALPRDTEGAVRDDLLRLVALNQIDQLGLLPRTPEQEAMLAGIIRDRRNLSDRVRGGI
- a CDS encoding exopolysaccharide biosynthesis polyprenyl glycosylphosphotransferase gives rise to the protein MTGWTHGLINRLVILCDLAMILLAAIVYYAIWHVFSWTQMGVLGLIGAAIYCTVMLFGSAYRVEHYSRARRQIVQVLVGLVPALLAIFLVYYALVPPQPGDPEAFGPWAALTLIALLFGRLVLVRAGIAWVNARKLLVRNTVVIGDLDRAYALIERYRIDADSTGLLSFVGVFRDGGREASEAEQAGDDVPPALGDIDDLLEIAKAGMFDLVIVTRGWDDMRAIGSLARKLHRVATDVMVEMEPGVFSTATARVTHISDLPALQIQQRPLKGSLGLLKALEDYSIAAVGLLVFSPVLLLAALAIKLDSPGPVLFRQARVGLNRREFMVYKLRTMRFDPQDDGSIGAVRADPRITRIGALLRSFSIDEIPQLLNVLRGEMSVVGPRPHVPNMLIEDKQYEAISDYVARYRMKPGITGWAQINGMRGGIHTVEKAARGVELDLYYIENWSIWFDIRIILLTMTKGLADTSAF
- a CDS encoding glycosyl hydrolase family 18 protein: MVRHPHHPADHDQGPRRHVGVLRSGVLTLALVALALLLASGRAQAEAGRPFLAYHASWYEVPATRAEETTIARLPGYLTHVALSFVKPDLAYKGGLDLTGTGLQYPYSGAVLKHAIALLKSRLPDIRVLLAVGGATYHGWDKLDEAALARLVRDLGADGVDFDFEPADPRCISVQGRMRCADDALSVSLVRRLRAALPRPAVLSAAGWSVGAYGEGAFASAPPRSPWTGSMLAVLRSPAAAELDLVSIMSYDAGPSYHPAQAFRAYRAVWKGPLALGIAVMPSTNGGPRFTIDTTAKTLAGVLSDPGAGAMLYALREEPPGPPGPDNPDYRSLAALICVTLEKTDCAAPMP
- a CDS encoding FkbM family methyltransferase, which produces MLRRVAKLLHEPAFRRAPLTVIGRGVSWAINVALGRSPVFELVPGARLRVPSDMRFTSVTAYLLRDAVEPELNYLQDFVRPGDVFIDVGANIGLFTLKAAPRAARVVAVEPGEEARRQLDANVALNGFTNVALVHKALSDAPGRAALFHNPLGHDPQAFSLISDGTDSETETVELTTLDLLVRELGLPRVDCIKIDVEGAEGQVIAGAGETLAAYHPTVIFEMNCPTLMKARGDASAAWNALAAQGYGFYRLSDDGELEPLTTRPTEFMNVVARHGGGAALH
- a CDS encoding WecB/TagA/CpsF family glycosyltransferase; translated protein: MTAGTGDEVQAGVDVPPPAGIPEVTYLGVPVARLDAGQAATRIAARPPGAPFAYVVTPNAAHFTRIHLLDDTRFRDVYAHAWMRLLDGQVPRALAKLLFGLDLPHAAGSDTTAALLQRHIGPDDVVAVIGGSEEVPKRLASLYGLRCIAHHNPPMGFIERPEEVETCVDFILAHPARYVFFGVGTPQGEYLAYRVWQHGGAVGTGLCVGGALNFATGLTTRAPEYIRRAGLEWAHRLALNPVGHARRVFVDSLPVLWIALAARLNPAAYGMKREKDRR
- a CDS encoding polysaccharide biosynthesis/export family protein, whose product is MRVSLRGEEAAAPAFPPAVRGRVREMWSRLACAGAAALLLAGCQTSDTTGSVGKPVGPNDYFTTGQELRFTESNPTGFRPWSSQMPAYRLGAGDKLKIKYFLTREMDEDLTVAPDGTIAPRAIGQLRVEGLTLAAAQESVRRASKVELTDQKVVISLEEAVSAKVYIGGMVERPGPYNLSEMRNGTLQSILTAGGFTEEARTGQVAIIRRGPDNLPMLRLINVKDIIQTGFTLDDVQLASGDIIYVPRSSISELNVWIDQFIEKVVPFQRTFNYTLGTQGTTF